The segment GAGCCCTGGCCCAAGATCCGCCAGGCGCCCACCGAGCAGGTGGCTTACGTTTCCCAAGACGGCGGCTGCGAATGGACGCCTTCAGCCCTGATTGCGCGTGAGCCCTGCCTGGTGCTCTGCGAGGCTTCGGTCATCGCCCTGCCCGGAGCGGGCCTTGGGGGGGAGCCGAGGCTGCTGGCCCTTATGCGGGAAAATTCCTTCGTTGGCGAGCCCATGTACTACTCCATCAGTGAGGACGGCGGGCGCACCTGGAGTGCCCATGCGCCCACTGCGCTGGTGGGCCACCGACCCACCTTGGGGTGGACCCGTTCCGGCAGGCTGCTTGTCACCTACCGCGATGTGGGACCGGACCCCGGCGCCAAGGCCTGGATCGGCGGAGTGGATGAGCTTTGCTCCGACTTCGCCGTGCATGGCCTGCACCCGACCAGGAGCAGCGTGGCCTCCACCCCCCAGGGCCTGCTTGTGCAGAGCGCCGCAGGCCCTGAGGAACCGGTGCGCTTCCTGCTGCGGCCCATCACCGACGCCGAGGACGCCCATGCCGATTTCGAGGCCGAAGTGTTGGTGCGTCATGCGGATGAGCACGGCTGCGGCATCCGCCTGGGGGTGTGGTGGCGTCTGTATCCAGACTGCATCGTGCCCGACGCCGAAGGGGCGGGGGCCATTTCCTGGGAGCCTGGCCGGACGCATAGGGTGCGGATGGTGTACGAGGCAGGCGCGTGCCGCCTCTTTGTTGACGGCGAGGATTGCGGCGCGTATCCCGTTGACCCGCTGGACGGCGACTCGCGGCCTATCCTCTTCGGCGCGGCCTCCCGCAAGGGGGAGAACGGCTGCGAGGCGTTCTGGCTCTCCGCCAGCCTCGACATCCGCGAGCCCTCGCTCGGGCGCGAGTATTGCTGGCGCTGGGACCATGCGCAGGGCCTGCCCGATGCCTGGATCGATAGGCGCGTGCTGGAGCTCAAGAATGACCGTGACGCCTCCTTTGGCGATTTCGGCTATTCCGGCTGGGCGGAATGTGCGGACGGTGAGTTCTTTTGCGTCCACCATCACGGCGGCAGCCGCGAGCCGGATTATGTGCCGGGACGCAGCGCCCATGTCCTGGGCACGCG is part of the Humidesulfovibrio mexicanus genome and harbors:
- a CDS encoding sialidase family protein; translation: MPSLDAAWERHVVIDRRAGEYLCFPDVCLAEDGALVCVYNEFDQHVGTRRKMLIRRSVDQGRTWSEALAPMDEQSHCPRISKLSRGLLCIIDDAGPSILVSQDNGRSWRREQARGLEHGLLDRVRELPGGRLFTVGHGHRGTEPWPKIRQAPTEQVAYVSQDGGCEWTPSALIAREPCLVLCEASVIALPGAGLGGEPRLLALMRENSFVGEPMYYSISEDGGRTWSAHAPTALVGHRPTLGWTRSGRLLVTYRDVGPDPGAKAWIGGVDELCSDFAVHGLHPTRSSVASTPQGLLVQSAAGPEEPVRFLLRPITDAEDAHADFEAEVLVRHADEHGCGIRLGVWWRLYPDCIVPDAEGAGAISWEPGRTHRVRMVYEAGACRLFVDGEDCGAYPVDPLDGDSRPILFGAASRKGENGCEAFWLSASLDIREPSLGREYCWRWDHAQGLPDAWIDRRVLELKNDRDASFGDFGYSGWAECADGEFFCVHHHGGSREPDYVPGRSAHVLGTRFFENDFGAHL